One window of Oryza brachyantha chromosome 12, ObraRS2, whole genome shotgun sequence genomic DNA carries:
- the LOC102702058 gene encoding cyclin-A2-1 isoform X1: MAARKENPVLTACQAPSGRITRAQAAANRGRFGLVPSVPLPARTQRKQTAKGKTKRGALDENTAAGTAASAPQPKRRTVLKDVTNIGCANSSKNCTTGTKLQPKSKPTQRVKQALSKKQCSKKVPKLPLPAAGGNSVVNDSRNSEETQKVDLLAQLDEHTDLLGNEGALSLQNIERNRDSACHEAFFEARNGTDKPEFADSKAGDSCGLDFIDIDNDNGNPQMCASYVAEIYTNMMASELIRRPRSNYMEALQRDITKGMRGILIDWLVEVSEEYKLVPDTLYLTINLIDRFLSQHYIERQKLQLLGITSMLIASKYEEICAPRVEEFCFITDNTYTKAEVLKMECLVLNDLGFHLSVPTTKTFLRRFLRAAQASRKVPSITLGCLANYLAELTLIDYSFLKFLPSVVAASAVFLAKWTLDQSDLPWNRTLEHYTSYKSSDIQICVCALRELQHNTSNCPLNAIRDKYRQQKFECVANLTSPELTQSLFS, encoded by the exons ATGGCTGCAAGGAAGGAAAATCCGGTGCTTACGGCTTGTCAAGCACCCAGTGGCCGAATCACACGAGCTCAAGCCGCTGCAAATCGTGGGAGATTCGGGTTGGTTCCCTCGGTACCACTACCTGCAAGAACTCAACGAAAGCAGACAGCAAAAGGAAAGACGAAAAGGGGAGCTTTGGATGAAAACACAGCTGCAGGTACTGCAGCTTCAGCGCCTCAGCCTAAACGGCGCACAGTGCTCAAGGATGTAACCAACATCGGCTGTGCTAACTCATCCAAAAATTGCACCACTGGAACTAAGCTGCAG CCAAAGTCAAAGCCCACCCAAAGGGTGAAACAAGCTCTGAGCAAAAAGCAGTGCTCAAAGAAGGTCCCTAAGCTACCCCTTCCGGCTGCTGGTGGAAATTCAGTTGTGAATGATTCGAGAAATTCGGAAGAAACTCAAAAGGTGGACCTTTTGGCACAATTGGACGAGCACACTGATTTGCTTGGCAATGAAGGGGCACTGTCATTGCAGAATATTGAGCGAAACAGGGACAGTGCTTGCCACGAGGCATTCTTTGAGGCAAGAAATGGCACGGATAAACCTGAATTTGCTGACTCAAAAGCTG GTGACTCTTGTGGTTTAGATTTTATAGATATTGACAATGATAATGGGAATCCTCAAATGTGTGCTTCCTATGTTGCAGAGATATACACAAATATGATGGCGTCAGAG CTTATCAGAAGACCCAGATCAAATTACATGGAGGCTTTGCAGCGGGACATCACAAAGGGCATGCGAGGCATTCTCATTGATTGGCTTGTTGAG GTTTCTGAAGAATATAAACTCGTGCCAGACACACTCTACCTAACCATTAATCTTATTGACCGATTTCTTTCTCAGCATTATATTGAAAGGCAGAAACTGCAACTTCTCGGAATAACAAGCATGTTGATTGCCTC GAAATATGAAGAGATCTGTGCTCCTCGTGTTGAAGAATTTTGTTTCATAACTGACAACACATATACAAAGGCTGAG GTGCTGAAAATGGAGTGCCTGGTGCTTAATGATCTGGGATTTCATCTATCTGTTCCAACAACAAAAACATTTCTCAG GAGATTCCTTAGGGCCGCACAGGCTTCTCGTAAA GTTCCTTCTATTACTTTGGGATGTTTGGCCAATTATCTTGCAGAGCTGACTTTGATCGATTATAGTTTCCTGAAATTTCTTCCTTCAGTGGTGGCAGCATCTGCAGTCTTTCTTGCAAAATGGACGCTTGACCAATCTGACCTTCCATGG AACCGTACTCTTGAGCACTACACTTCTTACAAAAGCTCTgatattcaaatatgtgtctGCGCTCTACGGGAACTGCAGCATAACACCAGCAATTGCCCTCTCAATGCTATACGTGACAAGTATAGGCAACAAAAG TTTGAGTGTGTAGCCAACCTGACATCACCGGAACTGACGCAGTCACTATTCAGTTGA
- the LOC102702058 gene encoding cyclin-A2-1 isoform X2, whose protein sequence is MAARKENPVLTACQAPSGRITRAQAAANRGRFGLVPSVPLPARTQRKQTAKGKTKRGALDENTAAGTAASAPQPKRRTVLKDVTNIGCANSSKNCTTGTKLQPKSKPTQRVKQALSKKQCSKKVPKLPLPAAGGNSVVNDSRNSEETQKVDLLAQLDEHTDLLGNEGALSLQNIERNRDSACHEAFFEARNGTDKPEFADSKAEIYTNMMASELIRRPRSNYMEALQRDITKGMRGILIDWLVEVSEEYKLVPDTLYLTINLIDRFLSQHYIERQKLQLLGITSMLIASKYEEICAPRVEEFCFITDNTYTKAEVLKMECLVLNDLGFHLSVPTTKTFLRRFLRAAQASRKVPSITLGCLANYLAELTLIDYSFLKFLPSVVAASAVFLAKWTLDQSDLPWNRTLEHYTSYKSSDIQICVCALRELQHNTSNCPLNAIRDKYRQQKFECVANLTSPELTQSLFS, encoded by the exons ATGGCTGCAAGGAAGGAAAATCCGGTGCTTACGGCTTGTCAAGCACCCAGTGGCCGAATCACACGAGCTCAAGCCGCTGCAAATCGTGGGAGATTCGGGTTGGTTCCCTCGGTACCACTACCTGCAAGAACTCAACGAAAGCAGACAGCAAAAGGAAAGACGAAAAGGGGAGCTTTGGATGAAAACACAGCTGCAGGTACTGCAGCTTCAGCGCCTCAGCCTAAACGGCGCACAGTGCTCAAGGATGTAACCAACATCGGCTGTGCTAACTCATCCAAAAATTGCACCACTGGAACTAAGCTGCAG CCAAAGTCAAAGCCCACCCAAAGGGTGAAACAAGCTCTGAGCAAAAAGCAGTGCTCAAAGAAGGTCCCTAAGCTACCCCTTCCGGCTGCTGGTGGAAATTCAGTTGTGAATGATTCGAGAAATTCGGAAGAAACTCAAAAGGTGGACCTTTTGGCACAATTGGACGAGCACACTGATTTGCTTGGCAATGAAGGGGCACTGTCATTGCAGAATATTGAGCGAAACAGGGACAGTGCTTGCCACGAGGCATTCTTTGAGGCAAGAAATGGCACGGATAAACCTGAATTTGCTGACTCAAAAGCTG AGATATACACAAATATGATGGCGTCAGAG CTTATCAGAAGACCCAGATCAAATTACATGGAGGCTTTGCAGCGGGACATCACAAAGGGCATGCGAGGCATTCTCATTGATTGGCTTGTTGAG GTTTCTGAAGAATATAAACTCGTGCCAGACACACTCTACCTAACCATTAATCTTATTGACCGATTTCTTTCTCAGCATTATATTGAAAGGCAGAAACTGCAACTTCTCGGAATAACAAGCATGTTGATTGCCTC GAAATATGAAGAGATCTGTGCTCCTCGTGTTGAAGAATTTTGTTTCATAACTGACAACACATATACAAAGGCTGAG GTGCTGAAAATGGAGTGCCTGGTGCTTAATGATCTGGGATTTCATCTATCTGTTCCAACAACAAAAACATTTCTCAG GAGATTCCTTAGGGCCGCACAGGCTTCTCGTAAA GTTCCTTCTATTACTTTGGGATGTTTGGCCAATTATCTTGCAGAGCTGACTTTGATCGATTATAGTTTCCTGAAATTTCTTCCTTCAGTGGTGGCAGCATCTGCAGTCTTTCTTGCAAAATGGACGCTTGACCAATCTGACCTTCCATGG AACCGTACTCTTGAGCACTACACTTCTTACAAAAGCTCTgatattcaaatatgtgtctGCGCTCTACGGGAACTGCAGCATAACACCAGCAATTGCCCTCTCAATGCTATACGTGACAAGTATAGGCAACAAAAG TTTGAGTGTGTAGCCAACCTGACATCACCGGAACTGACGCAGTCACTATTCAGTTGA
- the LOC102702337 gene encoding deaminated glutathione amidase, chloroplastic/cytosolic yields MALASLAAASLPTAAAAVRSRVSLLRRAMAASPSSSSCAGLAGSPARVGVVQMTSVGDLDANYATCSRLTKEAASAGVKFLCFPEVFSFIGSKDGESIKIAEPLDGPIMQRYRSLAKESSMWLSLGGFQEKGPDDSHQYNTHVLIDDSGEIRSSYRKIHLFDVDVPGNMVYKESRFTTAGDTVVAVDSPFGRLGLTVCYDLRFPELYQCLRFKHQAQVLLVPSAFTKVTGEAHWEILLCARAIETQCYVIAAAQAGKHNEKRESYGDSIIIDPWGTVIARLPDRLSTGFAVADIDLSKVEAVRTKMPISEHRKFDSDWKTS; encoded by the exons ATGGCCTtggcctccctcgccgccgcctcgctccccaccgccgccgccgcagtgaGGTCACGCGTAtcactcctccgccgcgccatggccgcctccccctcctcctcctcctgcgcgGGACTGGCGGGGTCGCCGGCAAGGGTGGGGGTGGTGCAGATGACCTCCGTGGGGGACCTCGACGCCAACTACGCCACCTGCTCCCGCCTCACCAAG GAAGCAGCTTCTGCTGGAGTCAAATTTCTTTGCTTTCCTGAGGTCTTCTCATTCATAGGCTCCAAGGATGGCGAGTCTATTAAGATAGCTGAACCATTAGATGGCCCAATAATGCAGAGATATAGATCACTGGCAAA AGAATCAAGTATGTGGTTATCTCTTGGAGGGTTCCAAGAAAAGGGTCCTGATGACTCACACCAGTACAATACTCATGTACTAATTGATGACTCTGGAGAAATTAGGAGCTCATATCGGAAAATACATCT GTTTGATGTAGATGTACCAGGCAATATGGTGTACAAAGAGAGCCGTTTTACGACAGCAG gTGATACTGTTGTAGCAGTGGATAGTCCTTTTGGACGACTGGGGCTTACTGTTTGCTATGATTTGAGATTTCCAGAGCTTTACCAATGTTTGCGTTTCAAGCATCAAGCACAG GTCTTACTAGTACCATCTGCATTCACAAAAGTAACTGGGGAGGCACACTGGGAAATTCTTCTCTGTGCTCGAGCTATTGAGACGCAATGCTAT GTCATTGCTGCAGCTCAAGCTGGAAAACACaatgagaaaagagagagcTATGGTGATTCTATAATTATTGATCCATGGGGAACAGTTATAGCTCGACTTCCAG ATCGGTTGTCCACTGGATTTGCTGTAGCAGATATCGACTTGTCGAAAGTTGAGGCAGTGAGAACTAAAATGCCAATATCTGAG CACCGGAAGTTTGACAGCGACTGGAAAACCTCATGA
- the LOC102702617 gene encoding DNAJ protein JJJ1 homolog — MASAAAPKRCYYEVLGLPLDCSPTDIKLAFRRLALALHPDKQPPGSDTAAATAAFQELQHAHSVLSDPQERAYYDSHRSQILFTDTSSGGARGASASPVPDLFSFFSASVFSGFSDSGRGFYKVYGDVFDRVLAQELAYARRMGMPADSVATPPVIGNLDSPYAQATAFYNYWLGFGTVMDFGWAAEWDAARGENRRVRRLMEEDNKKAMRKARREYNDAVRGLAAFCKKRDKRMVDMALKRKAEEEKKKAEEMARKKEEERRKKERVMAYQEPEWARVEEDEAGFEEDEEEEMKAKRKDELYCVACNKKFKSDKQWKNHEQSKKHRDKVAELRMVFEEEEEALKEAEEELEEVDVGFDFKPAQESEESDFSDAAEELAEELSEGLEVRDEESDDVNMDNAEQKVGSYDETSVLEEMLSRRKNQNSGFVPLQEEASPRGAMGDGDEADTSYEINNVKKKGRRRRAAKKGQGEGTCADNGQGMKSVIQPEESRHDNDENGVDDKMEGPSSNEENASASKEDQLKGKTGNTKKNKKNKKGTEKSTAIPAEQKDTLKGKKQREVSKAPSNDCETCGRTFDSRNKLFSHLEETGHAMLKTRQKNR; from the exons atggcgtcggcggcggcgccgaagcGGTGCTACTACGAGGTTCTCGGCCTCCCCCTCGACTGCTCCCCGACCGACATCAAGCTCGCcttccgccgcctcgcgctcgCCCTCCACCCCGACAAGCAGCCGCCCGGCTCCgacacggccgccgccaccgccgccttccAGGAGCTCCAGCACGCGCACTCCGTCCTCTCCGACCCGCAGGAGCGCGCCTACTACGACTCCCACCGCTCCCAGATCCTCTTCACCGAcacctcctccggcggcgcccgcggcgCATCCGCTTCCCCCGTCCCCGacctcttctccttcttctccgCCTCCGTCTTCTCCGGCTTCTCCGACTCCGGCCGCGGCTTCTACAAGGTCTACGGCGACGTCTTCGACAGGGTCCTCGCACAGGAGCTCGCCTACGCCCGCCGCATGGGCATGCCCGCCGACTCCGTCGCCACGCCGCCGGTGATCGGCAATCTCGACTCCCCCTACGCCCAGGCCACCGCGTTCTATAACTACTGGCTCGGGTTCGGCACGGTCATGGATTTCGGGTGGGCGGCCGAGTGGGACGCCGCGCGGGGGGAGAACCGCCGGGTCAGGAGGCTCATGGAGGAGGACAACAAGAAGGCGATGCGCAAGGCGCGGCGGGAGTACAACGATGCCGTCAGAGGGCTCGCGGCGTTCTGCAAGAAGAGGGATAAGAGGATGGTGGACATGGCGCTGAAGAGGAaggccgaggaggagaagaagaaggccgAGGAGATGGCGAGGAagaaggaagaggagaggagaaagaaggaGCGGGTGATGGCGTATCAGGAGCCTGAGTGGGCGAGggtggaggaggatgaggcagGGTTTgaggaggatgaggaagaGGAGATGAAGGCGAAGAGGAAGGACGAGCTGTACTGCGTGGCATGTAATAAGAAGTTCAAGTCGGACAAGCAGTGGAAGAACCATGAGCAGTCAAAGAAGCATAGAGATAAGGTGGCTGAGCTGAGGATGGTATttgaagaagaggaggaggcttTGAAGGAGGCTGAAGAGGAGTTAGAAGAAGTTGATGTGGGATTTGATTTTAAACCTGCACAAGAATCAGAGGAGAGTGATTTTTCAGATGCTGCAGAAGAGTTAGCTGAAGAATTGAGCGAGGGTTTAGAGGTGCGTGATGAAGAGAGTGATGATGTGAACATGGATAATGCGGAGCAAAAGGTTGGTTCGTATGATGAAACCAGTGTGTTAGAGGAAATGCTATCGAGACGCAAGAATCAGAATAGTGGTTTTGTTCCGCTTCAAGAGGAAGCTTCACCGCGTGGTGCCatgggtgacggcgacgaagcCGATACAAGCTATGAGATTAATAATGTCAAAAAGAAAGGACGCCGGAGGCGGGCAGCTAAGAAGGGTCAAGGTGAAGGTACTTGTGCTGATAATGGGCAAGGTATGAAGAGTGTTATTCAGCCTGAGGAATCTAGGCATGACAATGATGAAAATGGTGTTGATGATAAGATGGAAGGTCCATCCTCTAATGAAGAGAATGCTTCAGCAAGTAAAGAAGATCAGCTTAAAGGAAAGACCGGCAATactaaaaagaacaaaaagaacaaGAAAGGCACAGAAAAGAGCACAGCTATACCTGCTGAACAAAAGGATACATTGAAGGGAAAGAAGCAAAGG GAGGTTTCCAAGGCACCCAGTAATGACTGCGAAACGTGTGGAAGGACGTTTGACTCAAG GAACAAGCTATTCTCTCACTTGGAAGAGACAGGTCACGCAATGCTGAAGACACGACAAAAAAATCGCTGA
- the LOC102702899 gene encoding ureide permease 1-like isoform X2, with the protein MYVIEDKGGAIALMLASLIFLGTWPAVLTLLERRGRLPQHTYLDYSITNLLAAVLIALTFGQLGESKPSMPNFFTQLSQDNWPSVLFAMAGGVVLSIGNLSTQYAWAYVGLSVTEVISSSMVVVIGTTLNYFLDNRINRAEILFPGVGCFLVAVILGSAVHASNAADNEEKLNGSTNIYKLGENGSVDSSKEKDAAKDLENGASAAKYVDKAEAGTAEYLIELEERRSIKVFGSSTFIGLGIVFFSGVCFSLFSPAFNLATNDQWHTLKEGVPHLVVYTAFFYFSISCFVIGIGLNILFLYRPMAGVPKSSFKAYLNDWEGRQWALLAGFLCGFGNGFQFMGGQAAGYAAADAVQALPLVSTFWGILLFGEYRKSSRKTYILLGFMLFMFIVAVAVLMASSGHRSTK; encoded by the exons ATGTATGTCATAGAGGACAAAGGGGGTGCCATTGCTCTCATGCTGGCCTCCCTCATCTTCTTGGGAACATGGCCTGCAGTCCTCACCCTCCTGGAGCGCCGAGGACGGCTTCCGCAGCACACCTACCTCGACTACTCGATCACgaacctcctcgccgccgttctcATCGCGCTCACCTTCGGCCAGCTTGGTGAGAGCAAGCCCAGCATGCCCAATTTCTTCACTCAACTCAGCCAG GATAACTGGCCTTCAGTGCTGTTTGCAATGGCAGGAGGTGTTGTGCTCAGTATAGGGAACCTCTCTACTCAGTATGCTTGGGCATATGTAGGTCTCTCAGTGACTGAAGTTATCAGCTCAAGTATGGTTGTTGTTATAG GCACAACACTGAATTATTTCCTGGACAACCGCATCAACAGAGCAGAAATTCTTTTCCCTGGAGTGGGCTGCTTCCTTGTTGCAGTCATTCTTGGCTCTGCTGTACATGCCTCCAATGCAGCTGATaatgaagaaaaattaaatggcTCCACAAATATCTATAAACTTGG GGAAAATGGAAGTGTAGATTCaagcaaagaaaaag ACGCTGCCAAGGACTTGGAGAATGGAGCTTCTGCAGCCAAATATGTTGACAAAGCTGAAGCAGGAACTGCAGAATACTTGATTGAGCTCGAAGAACGGCGTTCAATTAAG GTATTTGGGTCAAGCACCTTCATAGGGCTTGGGATAGTGTTCTTCTCAGGTGTCTGCTTCTCACTCTTCTCCCCAGCATTCAACCTTGCCACCAATGATCAATGGCACACCCTGAAAGAGGGAGTCCCACACCTGGTGGTCTACACCGCCTTCTTCTACTTCTCGATATCGTGCTTCGTCATCGGCATCGGCCTGAACATCCTGTTCCTATACCGTCCTATGGCCGGCGTGCCAAAGTCATCCTTCAAGGCATACCTGAATGACTGGGAAGGCAGGCAATGGGCTCTTCTTGCCGGCTTCCTGTGTGGCTTTGGTAATGGGTTTCAGTTCATGGGTGGTCAGGCTGCTGGctatgctgctgctgatgctgtcCAG GCCTTGCCACTTGTGAGCACATTCTGGGGGATACTGCTCTTCGGGGAGTACCGAAAATCGTCGCGGAAGACGTACATCCTGCTCGGGTTCATGCTGTTCATGTTcattgtcgccgtcgcggtgcTCATGGCTTCATCAGGTCACAGGAGCACAAAGTGA
- the LOC102702899 gene encoding ureide permease 1-like isoform X1 → MDHVLGCATSLVSCQKVFEGPLLNSLFSIRQGLKMYVIEDKGGAIALMLASLIFLGTWPAVLTLLERRGRLPQHTYLDYSITNLLAAVLIALTFGQLGESKPSMPNFFTQLSQDNWPSVLFAMAGGVVLSIGNLSTQYAWAYVGLSVTEVISSSMVVVIGTTLNYFLDNRINRAEILFPGVGCFLVAVILGSAVHASNAADNEEKLNGSTNIYKLGENGSVDSSKEKDAAKDLENGASAAKYVDKAEAGTAEYLIELEERRSIKVFGSSTFIGLGIVFFSGVCFSLFSPAFNLATNDQWHTLKEGVPHLVVYTAFFYFSISCFVIGIGLNILFLYRPMAGVPKSSFKAYLNDWEGRQWALLAGFLCGFGNGFQFMGGQAAGYAAADAVQALPLVSTFWGILLFGEYRKSSRKTYILLGFMLFMFIVAVAVLMASSGHRSTK, encoded by the exons ATGGACCATGTTCTTGGTTGTGCTACTTCTTTGGTTTCATGCCAAAAG GTTTTTGAAGGACCCCTTCTGAACTCCTTGTTCTCCATCAGACAAGGCCTCAAGATGTATGTCATAGAGGACAAAGGGGGTGCCATTGCTCTCATGCTGGCCTCCCTCATCTTCTTGGGAACATGGCCTGCAGTCCTCACCCTCCTGGAGCGCCGAGGACGGCTTCCGCAGCACACCTACCTCGACTACTCGATCACgaacctcctcgccgccgttctcATCGCGCTCACCTTCGGCCAGCTTGGTGAGAGCAAGCCCAGCATGCCCAATTTCTTCACTCAACTCAGCCAG GATAACTGGCCTTCAGTGCTGTTTGCAATGGCAGGAGGTGTTGTGCTCAGTATAGGGAACCTCTCTACTCAGTATGCTTGGGCATATGTAGGTCTCTCAGTGACTGAAGTTATCAGCTCAAGTATGGTTGTTGTTATAG GCACAACACTGAATTATTTCCTGGACAACCGCATCAACAGAGCAGAAATTCTTTTCCCTGGAGTGGGCTGCTTCCTTGTTGCAGTCATTCTTGGCTCTGCTGTACATGCCTCCAATGCAGCTGATaatgaagaaaaattaaatggcTCCACAAATATCTATAAACTTGG GGAAAATGGAAGTGTAGATTCaagcaaagaaaaag ACGCTGCCAAGGACTTGGAGAATGGAGCTTCTGCAGCCAAATATGTTGACAAAGCTGAAGCAGGAACTGCAGAATACTTGATTGAGCTCGAAGAACGGCGTTCAATTAAG GTATTTGGGTCAAGCACCTTCATAGGGCTTGGGATAGTGTTCTTCTCAGGTGTCTGCTTCTCACTCTTCTCCCCAGCATTCAACCTTGCCACCAATGATCAATGGCACACCCTGAAAGAGGGAGTCCCACACCTGGTGGTCTACACCGCCTTCTTCTACTTCTCGATATCGTGCTTCGTCATCGGCATCGGCCTGAACATCCTGTTCCTATACCGTCCTATGGCCGGCGTGCCAAAGTCATCCTTCAAGGCATACCTGAATGACTGGGAAGGCAGGCAATGGGCTCTTCTTGCCGGCTTCCTGTGTGGCTTTGGTAATGGGTTTCAGTTCATGGGTGGTCAGGCTGCTGGctatgctgctgctgatgctgtcCAG GCCTTGCCACTTGTGAGCACATTCTGGGGGATACTGCTCTTCGGGGAGTACCGAAAATCGTCGCGGAAGACGTACATCCTGCTCGGGTTCATGCTGTTCATGTTcattgtcgccgtcgcggtgcTCATGGCTTCATCAGGTCACAGGAGCACAAAGTGA